The following proteins are encoded in a genomic region of Streptococcus cristatus AS 1.3089:
- the guaB gene encoding IMP dehydrogenase yields the protein MSNWDTKFLKKGFTFDDVLLIPAESHVLPNDADLSTKLAENLKLNIPIITAAMDTVTESQMAIAIARAGGLGVIHKNMSIAQQADEVRKVKRSENGVIIDPFFLTPNHTIAEADELMGRYRISGVPVVETMENRKLVGILTNRDLRFISDYNQPISNHMTSENLVTAPVGTDLTTAERILQEHRIEKLPLVDENGRLSGLITIKDIEKVIEFPNAAKDEFGRLLVAGAVGVTSDTFERAEALFEAGADAIVIDTAHGHSAGVLRKIAEIRAHFPDRTLIAGNIATAEGARALYEAGVDVVKVGIGPGSICTTRVIAGVGVPQVTAIYDAAAVAREYGKTIIADGGIKYSGDIVKALAAGGNAVMLGSMFAGTDEAPGETEIFQGRKFKTYRGMGSIAAMKKGSSDRYFQGSVNEANKLVPEGIEGRVAYKGAAADIVFQMLGGIRSGMGYVGAANLQELHENAQFIEMSGAGLKESHPHDVQITNEAPNYSVQ from the coding sequence ATGTCTAACTGGGACACTAAATTTTTGAAAAAAGGTTTTACCTTTGATGACGTATTGCTTATTCCAGCTGAAAGTCACGTGTTGCCAAATGATGCTGATTTAAGTACAAAACTTGCTGAGAATTTAAAATTAAATATCCCAATTATTACTGCGGCTATGGATACAGTTACCGAAAGTCAAATGGCGATCGCCATTGCCCGTGCCGGCGGTCTAGGTGTCATCCACAAAAATATGTCTATTGCACAGCAGGCTGATGAGGTTCGTAAGGTAAAACGTTCTGAAAATGGTGTCATTATTGATCCATTCTTCCTGACTCCTAATCATACAATTGCTGAAGCGGATGAATTGATGGGACGCTACCGCATCAGTGGGGTACCAGTGGTTGAAACGATGGAAAATCGTAAATTGGTTGGTATCTTAACCAACCGCGATTTGCGCTTTATTTCAGATTACAATCAACCAATTTCTAATCACATGACTAGTGAAAATCTTGTTACAGCCCCAGTCGGAACTGATCTAACAACGGCTGAAAGAATCTTGCAAGAACACCGAATTGAAAAACTACCTTTAGTAGATGAAAACGGTCGCCTCTCTGGTCTTATCACCATTAAAGATATTGAAAAAGTGATTGAGTTTCCAAATGCAGCCAAGGATGAATTTGGTCGTCTACTAGTTGCGGGGGCCGTTGGTGTAACTTCAGATACTTTTGAGCGTGCAGAAGCCCTCTTCGAAGCGGGAGCAGATGCCATTGTTATTGATACAGCACACGGTCATTCTGCTGGCGTTCTACGTAAAATTGCTGAAATTCGTGCACACTTCCCAGACCGCACCTTGATTGCGGGTAATATCGCAACTGCTGAAGGAGCACGCGCTCTTTATGAAGCAGGTGTTGATGTGGTTAAGGTCGGAATCGGACCAGGTTCTATCTGTACAACTCGTGTCATTGCCGGTGTCGGTGTACCACAAGTCACAGCAATCTACGATGCAGCTGCAGTTGCGCGTGAGTATGGAAAAACCATTATTGCCGATGGAGGAATCAAGTATTCAGGTGATATCGTCAAAGCCCTTGCTGCAGGTGGAAATGCAGTTATGCTTGGATCCATGTTTGCTGGAACAGACGAAGCGCCAGGTGAAACTGAAATCTTCCAAGGACGTAAATTTAAAACTTATCGTGGAATGGGCTCTATCGCAGCTATGAAGAAAGGTTCCAGCGATCGCTACTTCCAAGGTTCTGTCAATGAAGCTAATAAGCTAGTTCCAGAAGGAATTGAAGGGCGTGTAGCTTATAAAGGAGCGGCTGCAGATATCGTCTTCCAAATGTTGGGCGGGATCCGTTCTGGTATGGGATATGTCGGTGCAGCTAACCTACAAGAACTTCATGAAAATGCTCAATTTATTGAGATGAGTGGTGCTGGTTTGAAAGAAAGTCACCCTCACGATGTACAAATCACAAATGAAGCTCCAAACTACTCTGTCCAATAA
- the recF gene encoding DNA replication/repair protein RecF (All proteins in this family for which functions are known are DNA-binding proteins that assist the filamentation of RecA onto DNA for the initiation of recombination or recombinational repair.) has product MWLKTLKIKHFRNYQSAEVDFDPGLNIFLGQNAQGKTNILEAIYFLALTRSHRTRTDKDLIHFQEKNLQISGIIEKTAGKIPLDIELTPKGRITKINHLKQGKLSDYIGVVNVVLFAPEDLQLIKGAPALRRKFIDIELGQIKPIYLADLSGYNHVLKQRNAYLKANDKIDETFLSVLDEQLIDFGCRVMQHRLDFIEKLEGFAQESHSDISQGKEKLTIKYVSSVPFSCLEDLEASFRAALSESCGRDLFKKNTGVGPHRDDINFFINDMEAGFGSQGQHRSVVLSLKLAEIKLIENLTKDTPILLLDDVMSELDNMRQLKLLETISQNIQTFITTTSLDHLHNLPEDINIFQISQGVIKKEENLSFTNK; this is encoded by the coding sequence ATGTGGTTAAAAACGCTGAAAATTAAACATTTTCGTAATTACCAGTCTGCAGAGGTTGATTTTGATCCTGGCCTTAATATCTTTCTGGGGCAAAATGCACAGGGGAAAACTAATATTCTAGAAGCCATCTATTTTTTAGCCCTTACTCGCAGTCACCGTACCCGAACCGATAAGGATTTGATTCATTTCCAAGAAAAAAATCTTCAAATTTCGGGAATTATTGAAAAAACAGCGGGTAAAATCCCACTTGACATCGAGTTGACACCAAAGGGGAGAATCACCAAAATAAATCATTTAAAACAAGGTAAATTATCAGATTATATAGGGGTTGTCAACGTTGTCTTGTTTGCTCCAGAAGATTTACAGCTCATTAAAGGTGCCCCTGCTTTACGCCGAAAATTTATTGATATTGAGCTTGGGCAAATCAAGCCCATCTACCTTGCTGACTTATCTGGCTATAATCATGTGCTCAAGCAAAGAAATGCTTATCTTAAGGCCAATGACAAGATAGATGAAACCTTTCTTTCTGTTTTAGATGAGCAACTGATTGATTTTGGTTGTCGTGTCATGCAACATCGCTTAGACTTTATTGAAAAGCTAGAGGGTTTTGCTCAGGAAAGTCATAGCGATATTTCTCAAGGGAAAGAGAAATTGACAATCAAGTATGTATCCTCTGTTCCGTTTTCGTGTCTCGAAGACTTGGAAGCTTCTTTTCGAGCAGCCTTATCAGAAAGCTGTGGACGCGATCTTTTCAAAAAAAATACAGGTGTCGGACCTCACCGAGATGATATCAACTTTTTTATCAATGATATGGAAGCCGGATTTGGTAGCCAAGGCCAACATCGTAGCGTTGTCCTATCTCTCAAGTTAGCTGAAATTAAACTCATCGAGAATCTTACAAAAGATACTCCAATATTATTGCTTGACGATGTAATGAGCGAGCTTGACAACATGCGTCAACTTAAATTATTAGAAACCATCTCTCAAAACATCCAGACTTTTATCACGACAACTAGCTTAGATCACTTACATAATCTACCAGAAGATATTAATATTTTTCAGATAAGTCAAGGCGTCATTAAGAAAGAAGAGAACCTTAGCTTTACAAATAAGTAA
- the yfmF gene encoding EF-P 5-aminopentanol modification-associated protein YfmF encodes MEIIKGVHLHFIQSEKFKTNKIKVRFSAPMSEKTIAGRVLTASMLETSNALYPTSQAFREKLANLYGANYSTSLSRRGLVHYLDINLSFVRDQFLSRKNMLADEMLDFLKASLFFPLSNGKAFDTKTFEIEKRNVLTDLEAEIENHFYHAHRELNNLFYDLPEMRIPRVATIELVEKETAETSFAAFQQMLNQDQIDFFFIGDFNEIAVREKIQEFHFSEREQPLQLSYQQNYSNITREKLEQRDVHQSIVELAYHFSSQYGDRGHLPLIVLNGLLGGFAHSKLFVNVREKESLAYTISSSFDIFSGLMRIYAGIDRANRTKTIALINRQILDLKRGHFTDEELEQTKNMLKNSILLAQDRQNTLIERAYMSSVLGKKFLSLEAWLKALDNVSKADLIEAAQQLKLQAIYFMEGK; translated from the coding sequence ATGGAAATCATAAAAGGAGTACATCTCCACTTCATTCAATCAGAAAAATTTAAAACCAATAAAATTAAAGTGCGATTCTCAGCTCCTATGTCTGAAAAAACAATAGCTGGGCGGGTTCTTACGGCCAGCATGCTAGAGACTTCAAATGCTCTTTATCCAACATCGCAAGCCTTTCGAGAAAAATTAGCGAATTTATACGGTGCTAATTACTCGACAAGCCTTTCACGACGGGGATTAGTGCATTATCTAGATATCAATCTTTCTTTCGTGCGGGATCAATTCTTGAGCCGTAAGAATATGTTGGCAGATGAAATGCTAGATTTTTTGAAGGCTAGTCTCTTTTTTCCTCTGTCAAATGGAAAGGCTTTTGATACTAAAACCTTTGAAATTGAAAAGAGAAATGTTTTAACAGACTTGGAAGCTGAAATTGAGAATCATTTCTACCATGCTCACAGAGAGTTAAATAATTTATTTTACGATTTACCAGAAATGCGGATTCCGCGTGTGGCAACAATCGAGCTTGTTGAAAAAGAAACAGCTGAAACTAGTTTCGCTGCTTTTCAGCAAATGCTAAATCAAGATCAAATCGATTTTTTCTTCATCGGTGATTTCAATGAGATTGCTGTCCGTGAGAAAATCCAAGAATTCCATTTTTCTGAACGAGAGCAGCCTTTACAGCTTAGCTATCAGCAAAACTATTCAAATATAACTAGAGAAAAGCTGGAGCAGCGAGATGTGCATCAGTCCATTGTTGAACTGGCCTACCATTTTTCTAGTCAATATGGAGATAGAGGCCATCTGCCCCTAATTGTTTTGAACGGCTTATTGGGAGGATTTGCTCACTCCAAGCTCTTTGTCAATGTTCGGGAAAAAGAGAGCCTAGCCTACACTATTTCTAGTAGTTTTGATATTTTTTCTGGTTTGATGCGAATCTATGCTGGAATTGACCGAGCAAATCGGACAAAGACCATCGCTTTAATCAACCGCCAAATTCTAGATTTGAAGCGAGGGCATTTCACAGATGAAGAGCTTGAGCAAACCAAGAATATGCTGAAAAATTCAATACTTCTAGCTCAGGATCGACAAAACACCTTGATTGAGCGTGCTTACATGTCCTCTGTTCTAGGGAAAAAATTTCTATCACTAGAGGCTTGGCTGAAAGCATTAGACAATGTCAGCAAAGCTGATCTTATAGAGGCAGCCCAGCAGTTGAAATTACAGGCGATTTACTTTATGGAAGGGAAATAA
- the yfmH gene encoding EF-P 5-aminopentanol modification-associated protein YfmH — MHNPGLERINYIAVGESIYRAVLANGLQVYLLPKNDFNETYGIISTHFGSVDTKVVSRETKQVSHYPAGIAHFLEHKLFEHENGEDLLQEFTKFGAESNAFTSFTRTSYLFSTTNCVAENLKLLQELVSQANFSEASVQREQGIIQQEIEMYQDDPDYRLFFGALSNLYPQTPLAEDIAGTTESIMDITVEDLTENFELFYRPSNMTLFVIGNFDLESTFEDIIQTQETLSPKLLTETIEKEPLILQPVIPTATSRMEVASPKLAIGIRGKDAIQDTELYRYKIALKLLFAMMFGWTSKRFQTLYENGKIDNSLTLEVEVEKDFHFVILTMDTQEPVGISHQFRSAIRKFTQDPDVTETHLDTIKSEMFGDLLHGLNSLEYMATQYEPHLKGENLFDLPKILQDITLNDVLKVGRRFINQCDMTDFTIFPK, encoded by the coding sequence ATGCATAATCCAGGTCTAGAAAGAATCAATTATATAGCCGTGGGAGAAAGCATCTATCGGGCGGTACTAGCAAATGGATTGCAGGTTTACCTACTCCCTAAAAATGATTTTAATGAAACCTACGGCATCATCTCAACACATTTTGGCTCTGTTGATACTAAGGTTGTTTCACGTGAAACAAAGCAAGTTTCTCATTATCCAGCAGGGATTGCGCATTTTTTGGAGCACAAATTATTCGAGCATGAAAACGGCGAGGATTTGCTGCAGGAATTTACCAAGTTTGGCGCAGAAAGTAATGCCTTTACAAGCTTTACACGGACCAGCTATCTGTTTTCTACGACAAACTGTGTAGCAGAAAATCTGAAGCTGTTGCAGGAACTCGTTTCCCAAGCTAATTTTTCAGAAGCATCTGTTCAGCGTGAGCAAGGAATTATCCAGCAAGAAATCGAGATGTACCAAGACGATCCAGATTATCGGCTCTTCTTTGGTGCTTTGAGCAATCTCTACCCTCAAACTCCACTAGCAGAAGATATCGCCGGAACGACAGAGTCAATCATGGATATTACTGTAGAAGATCTAACAGAAAACTTCGAGCTTTTCTACCGTCCATCCAACATGACTTTATTTGTCATTGGAAATTTCGACTTGGAGTCCACTTTTGAAGATATCATACAAACACAAGAGACCTTATCTCCTAAATTATTAACTGAAACAATTGAAAAAGAGCCTCTCATCTTACAGCCAGTAATTCCAACTGCTACTAGTCGGATGGAAGTTGCCAGTCCTAAATTGGCGATCGGTATTCGTGGGAAAGATGCGATACAGGATACGGAGCTTTATCGCTATAAAATTGCCCTGAAATTGCTTTTTGCCATGATGTTTGGTTGGACTTCCAAGCGTTTCCAGACTCTGTATGAAAATGGCAAGATTGACAATTCGCTCACTCTTGAAGTAGAGGTGGAAAAGGATTTCCACTTTGTCATCCTAACTATGGACACGCAGGAACCAGTAGGAATTTCTCATCAATTCCGCTCAGCCATTCGGAAGTTTACTCAGGATCCAGATGTCACAGAAACACATCTAGACACGATTAAAAGTGAAATGTTTGGAGATCTTCTGCATGGTCTGAATTCTCTTGAATACATGGCAACCCAGTATGAACCGCATTTAAAAGGGGAAAATCTTTTTGATTTACCTAAGATTTTACAGGATATCACTTTAAATGACGTCTTAAAAGTCGGACGTCGCTTTATTAACCAGTGTGATATGACAGATTTTACTATTTTCCCAAAATAG
- the rodZ gene encoding cytoskeleton protein RodZ has product MKKKTIGEVLRLARVNQKLTLADAAKKTDIKTDYLKALENNQYEKFPNAFYVRSLLRKYAWALDLDEQILLEAYDTDNTVVYDEIELAENEEFRSRKYKNRSFSLPLFYFLVVALSIIIFVTYYVWQYAHTTTPQFTSSDSYSLVSGSSLEERSTPPETSTTDSSSTKEKLEVTGEGNYLTAKYRGESQTTQLTISASNTQSWISVTNTDLAAGITLTPTQSSQTVTLSPNTTYTITLGVVKGVTVTVGSQKIDLSTLTSDSAIITLTIES; this is encoded by the coding sequence ATGAAAAAAAAAACGATAGGAGAGGTACTCAGACTTGCTCGAGTAAATCAAAAACTTACTTTAGCAGATGCAGCCAAAAAAACAGATATAAAAACTGACTACCTAAAGGCTCTTGAAAACAATCAATACGAAAAATTTCCGAATGCCTTTTACGTCCGTAGCCTGCTACGAAAATACGCTTGGGCTCTGGATTTAGACGAGCAGATTCTATTGGAGGCATACGACACAGATAATACTGTCGTTTATGACGAAATTGAATTAGCTGAAAACGAAGAATTTCGAAGCAGAAAATATAAAAATCGTTCCTTTTCACTTCCGCTCTTTTATTTCCTAGTAGTTGCCCTGTCTATCATTATTTTTGTCACCTATTATGTTTGGCAATATGCACATACAACTACTCCGCAGTTTACCAGCTCCGATAGTTACAGTCTCGTCTCTGGCTCAAGTCTCGAAGAGCGTTCAACTCCACCTGAGACCTCCACTACAGACTCTAGCTCAACAAAAGAAAAGCTGGAAGTCACTGGAGAAGGAAACTATTTAACTGCAAAATATCGCGGCGAGTCGCAAACTACTCAGTTAACAATCTCAGCGAGCAACACCCAAAGCTGGATTAGTGTGACAAATACGGACTTGGCAGCGGGTATAACCCTTACTCCAACCCAATCAAGCCAAACAGTGACACTCTCTCCCAATACAACTTATACAATAACTCTAGGAGTCGTGAAAGGCGTCACTGTCACTGTCGGCAGTCAAAAAATAGACCTATCTACCTTGACCAGCGACAGTGCTATAATTACCCTTACAATTGAATCATAA
- the pgsA gene encoding CDP-diacylglycerol--glycerol-3-phosphate 3-phosphatidyltransferase, translating to MKKENIPNALTLVRIALIPIFILILTFGHSPAMHILAGIIFALASITDYLDGYLARKWQVVTNFGKFADPMADKLLVMSAFIMLIEMKMAPAWVVAIIICRELAVTGLRLLLVETGGTVLAAAMPGKIKTFTQMFAILFLLLHWTLLGQILLYIALIFTIYSGYDYFKGSAYLFKDTFK from the coding sequence ATGAAAAAAGAAAATATCCCTAACGCTTTAACCCTTGTAAGAATTGCCTTAATTCCAATCTTTATTTTGATTTTGACTTTTGGGCATTCGCCAGCCATGCATATCCTAGCTGGAATCATTTTCGCCCTTGCCAGCATCACAGACTACCTGGATGGCTATCTGGCGCGCAAATGGCAGGTCGTGACCAATTTTGGGAAATTTGCCGATCCTATGGCCGATAAACTGCTGGTTATGTCCGCTTTTATCATGCTGATTGAAATGAAAATGGCTCCTGCTTGGGTAGTAGCTATCATCATTTGCCGAGAGCTGGCCGTCACTGGTTTGAGACTTCTCCTAGTCGAAACTGGCGGAACAGTTCTAGCGGCCGCTATGCCAGGCAAGATCAAGACTTTCACGCAGATGTTTGCTATCCTCTTTCTTCTGCTCCATTGGACGTTACTCGGTCAGATTCTCCTTTACATAGCCCTGATTTTCACTATTTATTCTGGTTATGATTATTTCAAGGGCAGTGCCTATCTCTTTAAAGATACATTTAAATAA
- a CDS encoding energy-coupling factor ABC transporter ATP-binding protein has protein sequence MENIIEVKNISYRYDHKSEDYILKDVSFHVKQGEWLSIVGHNGSGKSTMVRLIDGLLEAESGDIIISGDKLTADNVWEKRRQIGMVFQNPDNQFVGATVEDDVAFGLENQGMDYSIMVKRVHEALELVGMQNFKEKEPARLSGGQKQRVAIAGVVALQPDIIILDEATSMLDPEGRLELIRTVKEIKDKNHLTVISITHDLDEISLSDRVLVMKNGQVESTAIPRELFSRPDLEDLGLDQPFVNQVKAALIQTGLTLPETYLTEKELQEQLWELL, from the coding sequence ATGGAAAATATCATTGAAGTAAAAAATATTAGTTATCGCTATGACCATAAGTCTGAAGATTATATTTTAAAAGATGTCTCGTTTCACGTGAAACAAGGAGAATGGTTGTCTATTGTTGGTCACAATGGCAGCGGAAAATCGACTATGGTTCGTTTGATTGACGGTCTTTTGGAGGCCGAGAGTGGTGATATCATCATTTCTGGAGATAAATTGACGGCTGATAATGTCTGGGAAAAACGTCGCCAAATCGGCATGGTCTTTCAGAATCCTGATAATCAGTTTGTTGGAGCAACTGTTGAGGATGACGTTGCTTTTGGTCTGGAAAATCAAGGCATGGATTATTCCATAATGGTGAAACGGGTCCATGAAGCTCTGGAGTTAGTCGGCATGCAGAATTTTAAAGAGAAGGAACCTGCTCGACTTTCTGGCGGACAGAAGCAAAGAGTCGCTATTGCTGGCGTAGTCGCGCTCCAGCCAGATATTATCATCTTGGATGAAGCAACCAGTATGTTAGACCCAGAAGGACGTCTGGAATTGATTCGGACTGTCAAGGAAATTAAAGATAAGAATCATTTAACAGTCATCTCCATTACTCACGATTTGGACGAGATTTCGCTGAGTGACCGTGTCCTCGTTATGAAAAATGGTCAGGTTGAGTCAACTGCTATACCGAGAGAACTCTTTTCTAGACCTGATTTGGAAGACTTGGGCTTAGATCAACCCTTTGTCAACCAGGTCAAAGCTGCCTTGATTCAAACTGGGCTAACTCTACCAGAAACCTATTTAACTGAAAAAGAATTGCAGGAACAATTATGGGAATTACTCTAA
- a CDS encoding energy-coupling factor ABC transporter ATP-binding protein — MGITLNKVSYTYQAGTPFEGPALFEVDLEIKDGSYTALIGHTGSGKSTILQLLNGLLTPSEGSVQVNNVTITSSSVNKDIKQVRKQVGLVFQFAESQVFDETVLKDVAFGPQNFGVSKEEAEALAREKLSLVGISEELFGRSPFELSGGQMRRVAIAGILAMEPDILVLDEPTAGLDPAGRKELMELFKKLHQAGMTIVLVTHLMDDVANFADTVYVLEKGRVVKSGQPAQVFQDIDFMEKIQLGVPKITKFAQELAEKGMEFAHYPITIEEFKEMIHG, encoded by the coding sequence ATGGGAATTACTCTAAATAAAGTCAGTTATACCTATCAGGCTGGAACTCCATTTGAGGGTCCAGCGCTTTTTGAAGTTGATTTGGAAATCAAAGATGGCAGTTATACGGCTTTGATTGGGCACACTGGCAGTGGAAAATCAACCATTTTACAGCTCTTGAATGGTCTACTTACTCCTAGCGAAGGCAGCGTGCAAGTTAATAATGTTACCATTACTTCAAGTTCTGTCAACAAGGATATCAAACAAGTTCGTAAACAGGTTGGTTTGGTGTTTCAGTTTGCTGAAAGTCAAGTTTTTGATGAGACTGTTTTGAAAGACGTGGCCTTTGGCCCGCAAAATTTTGGTGTTTCTAAAGAAGAAGCCGAGGCTTTAGCACGTGAAAAATTAAGCCTTGTCGGCATTTCCGAAGAATTATTTGGCCGCAGTCCTTTTGAACTTTCTGGCGGGCAGATGAGAAGGGTCGCCATTGCCGGAATTCTAGCAATGGAGCCTGATATCTTGGTTTTGGATGAGCCAACGGCTGGACTTGATCCAGCAGGACGCAAGGAATTGATGGAACTCTTTAAGAAACTGCATCAAGCTGGAATGACCATTGTTCTTGTAACCCATTTAATGGATGATGTCGCGAATTTTGCTGATACAGTTTATGTTTTGGAGAAGGGGCGCGTTGTCAAAAGCGGGCAGCCTGCTCAGGTTTTTCAAGATATTGATTTTATGGAAAAGATTCAGCTAGGAGTACCTAAAATCACGAAATTTGCTCAAGAATTAGCTGAAAAAGGAATGGAATTTGCTCATTATCCTATTACGATTGAGGAATTTAAGGAGATGATACATGGATAA
- a CDS encoding energy-coupling factor transporter transmembrane component T family protein — translation MDKLILGRYIPGNSVIHRLDPRSKLVAMFCFILLIFWANNLITNLLLFVFVFTLIFLSKVPLTFFLKGIQSMVFIIAFTTLFQLFLTAGGKVLFQFGFIKITEFGLSQAGIIFSRFVLIIFFSTLLTLTTTPLSLSDAVEALLKPLKVFKVPTHEIGLMLSMSLRFVPTLMDDTTRIMNAQRARGVDFGEGTIVQKVKSIIPILIPLFASSFKRADALAIAMEARGYSGGEGRSRYRQLSWKMIDNLAILSIFLIGILLFILKK, via the coding sequence ATGGATAAATTGATTTTAGGACGGTATATCCCAGGAAATTCAGTCATCCATCGATTGGATCCGCGCAGTAAATTGGTGGCCATGTTCTGCTTTATCTTATTAATTTTCTGGGCCAACAATCTCATCACTAATTTGCTGCTATTTGTTTTCGTTTTTACTCTGATTTTTCTCTCAAAAGTTCCTTTGACATTCTTCCTAAAGGGAATTCAATCAATGGTTTTCATTATTGCCTTTACCACCCTCTTCCAGCTATTTCTAACGGCGGGAGGCAAGGTACTTTTCCAATTTGGTTTCATTAAAATTACGGAATTTGGGCTTTCACAAGCGGGGATTATCTTTAGCCGTTTTGTTTTGATTATCTTCTTTTCAACTCTGTTGACCCTAACCACGACACCACTCAGCCTTTCAGATGCAGTAGAAGCCCTACTAAAGCCACTCAAAGTCTTTAAAGTTCCTACGCATGAAATTGGCCTCATGCTCTCTATGAGTCTGCGTTTCGTGCCGACTTTAATGGACGATACCACGAGAATTATGAACGCTCAGAGGGCTCGCGGAGTTGATTTTGGTGAAGGAACGATTGTTCAAAAGGTTAAGTCAATCATTCCAATCTTAATTCCCTTATTTGCTTCTAGTTTCAAGCGGGCAGACGCCTTAGCTATCGCAATGGAAGCGCGTGGCTATAGTGGTGGTGAAGGAAGAAGCCGCTATCGACAACTTTCTTGGAAAATGATTGACAATCTGGCTATTCTCTCTATTTTCCTGATCGGTATCTTGCTCTTTATCTTAAAAAAATAA
- a CDS encoding LysM peptidoglycan-binding domain-containing protein, with protein MSMKVKKLTLAGTIATATLFASTIVASAESYTVKAGDTLSEIAESKKTTVERLVELNKISNPDFIMTGQVLELGDLKDVAKQTTSAPVASSATPAVPAPAPVAPVAPAAPVATETPVATATTDYSGYSSSVVLANGNTPGAVGSYAAARMAEMTGVSASTWENIIARESNGQVDAYNPSGASGLFQTMPGWGSTATVEDQIQAAYRAYSAQGLSAWAY; from the coding sequence ATGAGTATGAAAGTGAAAAAATTGACTCTAGCAGGAACGATTGCTACAGCAACACTATTTGCATCAACTATTGTTGCTAGTGCTGAATCTTATACAGTAAAAGCTGGAGATACCCTATCAGAAATCGCTGAAAGTAAAAAAACAACTGTTGAACGTTTGGTAGAATTAAACAAAATTTCAAATCCAGATTTTATCATGACTGGACAAGTTTTGGAATTGGGTGATTTGAAAGATGTTGCAAAACAAACAACATCAGCACCTGTTGCCTCATCAGCAACACCAGCTGTTCCCGCACCAGCTCCAGTAGCCCCTGTAGCTCCAGCTGCACCAGTAGCTACGGAAACTCCTGTAGCTACTGCAACAACAGACTATTCTGGCTATTCATCAAGTGTCGTACTCGCAAATGGTAATACTCCAGGTGCTGTAGGTTCTTATGCGGCTGCTCGTATGGCTGAAATGACAGGTGTGTCTGCATCTACATGGGAAAACATCATTGCCCGCGAATCTAACGGACAAGTCGATGCTTACAACCCATCAGGAGCAAGTGGTCTTTTCCAAACAATGCCAGGTTGGGGATCTACTGCAACTGTTGAAGATCAAATTCAAGCAGCTTACCGTGCTTACAGTGCACAAGGACTATCTGCTTGGGCTTACTAA